Proteins encoded together in one Acholeplasma hippikon window:
- a CDS encoding glycerophosphodiester phosphodiesterase: MQNDLFKLDVKWVAHRGLSSKSIENTIDSFENAAKLPFFGMECDIHLTKDGKIIVHHDSNVKRLTGVDKLIKETEFKELLEIPFSFPTLEEYLDICKKGEKQAVIELKGQFTEDNVKYIYEECKKLQDLDKITFISFNRDYLKWMRKIDKTIKLELLLGEFTLADYEYLTENRINLDMYHKNVTRELVEMLKEKDLTVNVFTVNTWEDAKRMIACGVDYITTDGILDFTTY; encoded by the coding sequence ATGCAGAATGATCTATTTAAATTAGATGTTAAGTGGGTAGCACATAGAGGTTTATCCTCAAAATCGATTGAAAATACAATCGATTCTTTTGAAAATGCCGCTAAGCTACCTTTTTTTGGAATGGAATGTGACATACATTTAACAAAAGATGGTAAAATAATAGTCCATCATGATAGTAACGTCAAACGCCTAACAGGTGTTGATAAATTAATTAAAGAAACCGAATTCAAAGAATTGCTTGAAATTCCTTTTTCTTTCCCTACATTGGAAGAATATCTAGATATTTGTAAAAAGGGCGAAAAACAGGCTGTAATCGAGTTAAAAGGGCAATTCACAGAAGATAATGTAAAGTATATTTACGAGGAATGTAAAAAGTTACAGGATTTAGATAAAATTACGTTTATTTCATTTAACAGAGATTATTTAAAGTGGATGCGAAAAATTGATAAAACGATTAAGTTAGAACTTTTATTAGGCGAATTTACATTAGCTGATTATGAATATTTAACAGAAAATCGTATCAATTTAGATATGTATCACAAAAACGTCACAAGAGAATTAGTAGAGATGTTAAAAGAAAAAGATTTAACAGTCAATGTGTTTACAGTAAACACTTGGGAAGATGCTAAACGTATGATTGCTTGTGGTGTTGATTATATTACAACGGATGGGATTTTGGATTTTACAACATATTAA
- a CDS encoding alpha/beta hydrolase yields the protein MTTYLFVSPKPSVWLVRKLFSLTTYTEHENILEIKENVTLLSDITYVSSNGMNELDIFIKTDLMDEVNVPIILWIHGGAFVAGDKDDVASYMYVLANEGYAVISINYGLGYEYQYSTPLIQIGEAYTHVKNEIAKYPYLDLDNMIVGGDSAGAFVAGDKDDVASYMYVLANEGYAVISINYGLGYEYQYPTPLIQIGEAYTHVKNEIAKYPYLDLDNMIVGGDSAGAFLAAQFVINNTNPAYSELSKVSPVLTKDQIKGAILYCGPYDFSLLLNLLGDPVTRLNRSAGGSALTKIVGFFAQKIGYAFLGEKNWAQDPKWDILTLTNYVTSDFPPTFITDAKNISFEEHGKRLASKLENLGVSVETVFYDAELAHEYQFNLGTVEEETGRNYAMETLDKVLAYLQNLPA from the coding sequence ATGACAACTTACTTATTTGTTTCACCTAAACCAAGTGTTTGGTTAGTTAGAAAATTATTTAGTTTAACAACATATACTGAACATGAAAATATTTTAGAGATTAAAGAGAATGTGACTTTACTAAGCGATATTACCTATGTTTCAAGTAACGGCATGAATGAATTAGATATCTTTATTAAGACTGATTTAATGGATGAGGTAAATGTACCAATCATTTTATGGATTCATGGCGGCGCATTTGTTGCCGGAGATAAAGATGATGTAGCAAGTTATATGTATGTCTTAGCAAATGAAGGATATGCAGTCATTAGTATCAATTATGGCTTAGGTTATGAGTATCAATATTCAACACCATTAATTCAAATTGGTGAAGCATATACACATGTTAAAAATGAAATTGCTAAGTACCCGTATCTTGATTTAGACAATATGATTGTTGGAGGGGATTCTGCTGGCGCATTTGTTGCCGGAGATAAAGATGATGTAGCAAGTTATATGTATGTCTTAGCAAATGAAGGATATGCAGTCATTAGTATCAATTATGGCTTAGGTTATGAGTATCAATATCCAACACCATTAATTCAAATTGGTGAAGCATATACACATGTTAAAAATGAAATTGCTAAGTACCCGTATCTTGATTTAGACAATATGATTGTTGGAGGGGATTCTGCTGGCGCATTCTTAGCGGCACAGTTTGTTATTAACAATACAAATCCAGCATATTCAGAACTTTCTAAGGTTTCTCCAGTTTTAACAAAAGACCAAATCAAAGGTGCAATCCTCTATTGTGGTCCATATGACTTTAGTTTACTTTTAAATTTATTAGGTGATCCAGTGACAAGATTAAATAGAAGTGCTGGAGGAAGTGCGTTAACTAAGATTGTAGGATTCTTTGCTCAAAAAATAGGATACGCCTTCTTAGGTGAAAAAAATTGGGCACAAGATCCTAAATGGGATATTTTAACCTTAACAAATTATGTAACAAGTGATTTCCCACCTACGTTTATTACGGATGCTAAAAATATATCATTTGAAGAACATGGTAAAAGATTAGCATCTAAATTAGAAAACTTAGGTGTATCAGTAGAAACTGTTTTCTATGATGCCGAACTTGCGCATGAGTACCAATTTAATTTAGGTACCGTTGAAGAAGAAACAGGTAGAAATTACGCAATGGAGACTTTAGATAAGGTATTAGCTTATTTACAAAACTTACCAGCATAG
- a CDS encoding DUF402 domain-containing protein, producing the protein MKLKSGKKVQIHSYKHDGSLHRVWISSFIIDDTNPFLITGNQRTKVIESDGRSWYTKEPAICYFFEREWFNIIAMLKKDGIHYYCNISSPYVYDGEAIKYIDYDLDIKVYPNHKLYILDQKEYDENSKRMNYPEDVRKIIDHSIEKLKKMIIDKKEPFDRKSVLKQHEVFTKILSNYQEKTTLIKTKKK; encoded by the coding sequence TGATGGATCACTTCACCGTGTTTGGATTTCTTCGTTTATTATTGACGATACAAATCCATTTTTAATAACTGGGAACCAGCGAACAAAAGTTATCGAATCTGATGGCAGAAGTTGGTATACAAAAGAGCCAGCAATCTGTTATTTTTTTGAGAGAGAATGGTTTAACATTATCGCTATGCTCAAAAAAGATGGCATTCATTACTACTGTAACATTTCAAGTCCATATGTATATGATGGTGAAGCCATTAAGTACATTGATTATGATTTAGATATCAAGGTTTATCCAAATCATAAGTTATATATTCTTGACCAAAAAGAATATGATGAGAATAGTAAAAGAATGAACTATCCTGAAGATGTTCGTAAAATCATTGATCATTCAATTGAGAAATTAAAGAAAATGATTATTGATAAGAAAGAACCTTTTGATAGAAAATCAGTTTTAAAACAACATGAAGTATTTACAAAAATTTTAAGTAATTATCAAGAAAAAACAACATTAATAAAAACAAAGAAGAAGTGA